The nucleotide window ACCCCCTGCACATCCAGGGTTACGAGACGAAGGTCAAAGCCATGGCGTTCTCGCCAGATGGCAAGAAGCTCGCCACCGGGGGAAGCCCGATGGTTACCGTCTGGGATTGCACTCCGAAAAACGGCCCGGAGGGCTCGACCCCCAGCCAGTTGCAGTTTCACCAGGGAGACGTCGAGGCCATAGCGTGGTCGCCCGACGGCAAATATCTCGCCACCGGCGATATCCTCGGCAGGCTGGTCCTGTCGGCCAACGATAAGCCCGTTTCAGCCTTCCAGGGCGAGAATAACATCACCTCTCTGGCGTGGAACGCCGACAGCACCCTCCTCGCCGTCGGGGATGGCGACGGGCTGGTGGTAGTGTTTCAGGCCGTTTAGCGCACCGCTACTTCGTTCAGAATGATCGCCCGGACCATCCAGATGCTTCAACGAGCCTTTGGGCAATCATTGATCACCGCCTCTCCGGGAAAAGGCTCCAACCTGGATATACCAGCGTGGAGCCTGCTGGCATTCCTGCTCCTGATTCTGTTCTTCGCTCCCTTTGTCGTTAGGACCAGCGTCTTCTCGGGCGATGAGCCTCATTACTTGATGGTGGCAAACAGCATTATCCTGGATCACGATCTGGATCTGAAAGACGACTACATCGCAGTCGCCAACGGCTCCGCACGCGCCGGCGAGCACTTCGTTAAGCAGAAACTGGCGCACCACACCGCGGTGGTCCAGACGATCGACAGGAAACCAGAAATCATTGGATTCGGGTTTGAGCCCGATGCTGCCGAGTTACTTCAGAGACCCGCTACCGTGGAAAAATCCGTCCGCGCAGTCGGATGGCCCTTCATTATCGCGGCATTCTCTGCGCCGTGGCCATCTCAGACGGAGATCGTGGCGAAGATCCTTTCCCACTTCCTTGTCCTCGGTACGGCACTCCTCGTCGCGCTCACTGCCAGGTCTCTGGGCTGCAGCATCACCAGCGCTGCCATCGGTGCGATAACTATCGCCTTCGGTTCACAGTATTGGATTTATGCCAACACGGCATTCGCGGAACCCCTGCTGGGATTTTGCATCGCCCTGTCTATCTATGCTCTCCAGGTCCGAAAACATGCCGCCTTGTTTGGTCTGGCTCTTGTGACCGGCATTTGGGCCAAGTTCCAGTTTATACCCCCGGCCTGCGTTTTTCTCGTCCTGGCCTTCTTCCGTTTCTCCCGCCCTCGCTTCGCCTTGGCGGCGGCCGTGCTGTTCGTGGGAGGAGTGGGAGTGCTTGTCTTCAACCATTATCAATACGGCCAACTCCAGCCTCCCATGAAGTGGGAAACCGGCTCGCCGCTCGCCGCGATGTATTATTACTTCGTGAGCAGTGAGACTTCCGTCTTCTCGAAAAATACCTGGCTCGTTGTTGTTGCTGTAGGCCTTGCCGCGTCATTTCTTCCCGGAGTTCCTCGTCCCAATATCTTCTGGTGGGTGATCCTGCTGGCTCTTTCCCTTCCCTCGATTTTCTGGGCCTATTTCAATGGCGGCTTTTGTTTTCCGGGGCGGCTCTTCATGTCTCCCTTCATACCGGCGGCGATTTTCTTCGCCGTCCTCGCGGAGACAAAGATCCGATCCGTCCGTTATCTAGTCATTGGCATCCTCATAGCATCCATCCTTCAAAACTTTTTGGGAGCCATGACCAATCCAGACCTCACCTGGACGTACTAGTAAATCAGGCTACGGTACGCTCAATGCACCTACGGCCCGACAGCCGGGCGAATCTCGCAATGCGACCGCGAGAAATCCAGGCGCACTCCGGAGCCTTGAATGCGAAATTCCGTCGTCGAAATATCCAGGAAAGCGGCCTTTCCGCGAGAAGCCGTCAGTTGATCGCAAAACAGGTCGAAGGCGCCGCCATCATCGGGTGAGCTATTCTGGATGGAGAGATGATTTTTCACGTTTGCGGTATCGACGAGTTGACCATCGCTTCCCGTAACCACGAGTTTCCCCGAGAACTCCACCTCCACGTCAGACATCGTTTTCCGGTCGACGTGGCTAATTACACAGTCAGGAACCATCACAAATGCAGTCGCCGGGGCTAGAATGTCCAATTCAGCTTTTGCTGCCAGGACACCACAGAGAAAGGCCAGAAGTGCCAGGAGAGTGGTACGGAGAGAAGAAATCCGGCGCATTGGTATCAAATCCCGATGCTCAAAATACGCGATTTCCAGAAATAGAAAACGCGGATCGATGACCGACCCGCGTTTTCCAAAAGCAACAGATGGCTTCGAGCCTTACATGCTCATGCCGCCATCGACGGCGAGCACCTGGCCGGTGATGTACCCGGCCTCGGGGCTGGCGAGGAAGGCGACCGCCGAGGCGATGTCGTCAGTGGCACCCATGCGAGCCTGCGGGATCTGGGCGAGTGCGCCCTTGCGGATTTCCTCGTTGAGCACCGCCGTCATGTCGGTCTCGATGAAGCCGGGGGCAACGACGTTGGCCGTGATGCCGCGACTGGCGAGTTCGCGGGCGAGCGTCTTGGTGAGGCCCACGAGACCGGCCTTGCTCGCGGCGTAGTTGGCCTGCCCGGCGAGGCCGAGGAGTCCGCTCACCGAGCTGATGTTGATGATGCGGCCCGAGCGCTGCTTGACCATGGCGCGGAGGACGGACCGGGTGAAGTTGAAAGCGCCCTTGAGGTTCGTGTTGAGCACGACATCCCAGTCGTCAGAGCTCATGCGCATGGCGAGAGTGTCGCGGGTGATGCCCGCGTTGTTCACGAGGATGTCACAACGACCGAAGTCGGCCAGGATCTGCTCGCCGACCTTCTGCACAGCGTCAAAATCGGCGACGTCCACCGCGTAGGGCTTGGCGGAGTCTGGCGTGGCGGCATTGATGGCTTCGGCGGTCTTGACGGAATTGGCCTCGGTCCGGCTGACGATGGCCACACGGGCTCCCTCGGCTGCGAGGCGTTTGGCGATGGCTTCACCGATGCCGCGTCCGGCGCCGGTCACGATGGCGACTTGGTTTTGAAATCTCATGGCTACGAATTAAAGGGAAGCGGTCACTTCAACACACCGAGGCGGGGCGAAAAGCAAAAAATGACGCCCTCCCTTGCATTGACGCGCCGCCGGAATCGCATAATCTCTCCCAAAACGCAGGGGAGCCGCGCTGGCTGAGAGTTCCGGATTTACCGGGAGACCCTTGGAACCTGATCCGGGTAAGTCCGGCGAAGGGAGCGACCGGCGGCTCTGCGTCAAACGAAAAGACCTGACATGATCGCATCAAAAGCCGACCTGGAGCCGCAAAGCGCAGATCCCCTCCCCAATTCCACCCGCGTGTACGTCGAGGGAACGCTGCATCCGGACGTCCGCGTGCCCATGCGCGAGATCGCCCTCAGCCCGACCAAGGGCCTCAGCGGCACGGTCGAGGTCAATGAACCCGTCCGTGTCTACGATACCAGTGGACCATGGGGCGACCCGGCTTTTGACGGCGACGTGGAAAAGGGCCTCCCCGCCATGCGCCGCGACTGGATTTTGAAGCGCGGCGATGTCGAGGAATACACCGGCCGTGAGGTCGTTCCTCAGGACAATGGCTATCTCAGCGACGAGCACTCCC belongs to Terrimicrobium sacchariphilum and includes:
- the fabG gene encoding 3-oxoacyl-[acyl-carrier-protein] reductase → MRFQNQVAIVTGAGRGIGEAIAKRLAAEGARVAIVSRTEANSVKTAEAINAATPDSAKPYAVDVADFDAVQKVGEQILADFGRCDILVNNAGITRDTLAMRMSSDDWDVVLNTNLKGAFNFTRSVLRAMVKQRSGRIINISSVSGLLGLAGQANYAASKAGLVGLTKTLARELASRGITANVVAPGFIETDMTAVLNEEIRKGALAQIPQARMGATDDIASAVAFLASPEAGYITGQVLAVDGGMSM